In a genomic window of Struthio camelus isolate bStrCam1 chromosome 20, bStrCam1.hap1, whole genome shotgun sequence:
- the LOC138061740 gene encoding kelch-like protein 13 has translation MLLSSQSNTERLVSDTYLVKLLEGISSLRSQSALCDVTLEAEGVCFPAHKIILASASNYCKILFVGNLTRAGSPDGNIHLKAVSAAGLRNVLNFIYSNKLELSLQNIEETLKAAETLFVREAIKLCFRFLEGCLNCENCMDVLSIAKRLGPEELRQKAMCYVGQHYKQILSDPQCLRDLDRGTLCEILDRTDTEGCSELELFKAAVSWLQHDHTRLKSAADILRRIRFPLIPLQDLQKYIRDMPLMRLDSSCHRYLQEALNYHSQLYAQPVLQTQHTSPRSSSTTLLVAGGRTTGNQVCRDMWAADQRCSSWRKVGDLCVPVYNHCVAVINNFLFVIGGQHQFGPTGKQPSNEVRHEKPLG, from the coding sequence ATGTTGCTCAGCTCACAGAGCAACACGGAGAGGCTCGTGTCAGACACGTACCTGGTTAAACTCCTGGAAGGGATCAGCAGCCTTCGCTCGCAGAGCGCGCTGTGCGATGTAACACTGGAGGCAGAAGGGGTTTGCTTTCCAGCGCACAAGATCATTTTAGCATCAGCAAGTAATTACTGTAAAATCCTGTTTGTTGGAAACTTGACAAGAGCTGGAAGCCCTGATGGTAACATCCATCTGAAAGCTGTcagtgctgcagggctgaggaACGTTCTCAACTTCATTTATTCCAACAAACTAGAGCTCTCATTACAAAATATTGAAGAGACATTAAAAGCAGCGGAAACCCTGTTCGTTCGGGAAGCGATCAAGCTGTGCTTTCGATTTCTGGAAGGCTGCTTGAACTGTGAGAACTGCATGGACGTTCTCAGCATTGCTAAACGGCTCGGACCAGAAGAGTTGAGACAGAAGGCCATGTGCTACGTAGGGCAGCATTACAAACAGATCCTGTCTGATCCTCAGTGCTTGAGAGACCTGGACAGAGGGACCCTTTGTGAAATCTTAGACAGGACTGACACTGAGGGATGCAGTGAGCTGGAGCTGTTCAAAGCTGCTGTAAGCTGGCTGCAGCATGACCACACGAGGCTGAAAAGCGCAGCAGATATTTTAAGGCGTATACGATTCCCTCTCATTCCTTTGCAAGATCTGCAGAAATACATCCGCGACATGCCTCTTATGAGGCTGGATTCAAGCTGCCACAGGTACCTTCAGGAGGCCCTAAATTACCACTCCCAGCTCTATGCTCAGCCAGTCCTGCAGACTCAGCACACAAGCCCCCGTTCCAGCTCCACCACGCTGCTTGTTGCCGGTGGCAGAACCACCGGCAACCAGGTGTGCAGAGATATGTGGGCAGCAGATCAGAGGTGCAGTTCCTGGCGCAAGGTTGGGGACCTCTGCGTGCCAGTGTACAACCACTGTGTAGCTGTCATCAATAACTTCCTCTTCGTCATTGGGGGCCAGCATCAATTTGGCCCCACAGGAAAGCAGCCATCAAATGAGGTAAGACATGAGAAACCTTTAGGCTAG